The following DNA comes from Terriglobales bacterium.
ACTCGTTATCGAGGCAGCGTTTGGTCGTCGCATGCGCGAAGGAGGGCCCCTCAGCGAGATTCGTGGCCATCGCAATTGCCTCGGCGCCCAGACGCTCGGGCGCGACGACCCGGTTATAGAAACCCCAACGCTCGGCTTCTTCGCTGCTCATGAAGCGTCCGGTGTATAGCAGCTCGGCGGCGCGTCCCTGACCGATGATTCGCGGCAATAGCGCACAGGCGCCCATGTCAGCGCCGCTCAAGCCGACACGAACGAAGAGAAA
Coding sequences within:
- a CDS encoding enoyl-CoA hydratase-related protein, with protein sequence FLFVRVGLSGADMGACALLPRIIGQGRAAELLYTGRFMSSEEAERWGFYNRVVAPERLGAEAIAMATNLAEGPSFAHATTKRCLDNECNLTLSDAIEAEAQAQAACMQTEDFARGYRAFLARQTPRFEGN